In Deinococcus puniceus, one genomic interval encodes:
- a CDS encoding Mrp/NBP35 family ATP-binding protein, which translates to MRDPALDAVMEALKTVNDPELHRDLVSLGMIERAEVSGGVAAVKVNLTTPACPLKGKIEGDVREAVMAVPGITDVVVTFGAMVRAPSQPALPGVKHVLLVGSGKGGVGKSSVAVNIAAALARDGAKVGLLDADVYGPSVAHMMGQGAAKVTANAERKMQPIEAHGVRFISMANLSPAGQALVWRGPMLHSAVQQFLKDAAWGDLDYLIVDLPPGTGDVQLSLTQTVQVTGAVIVTTPQDVALIDAARAIDMFRKASVPVLGIVENMSYFVAPDTGLTYDLFGRGGSRKLGAEHLLLGEVPIDMEVRKDSDAGVPAVLAHPDSVASAALTQIARNLAGQVSVRSMAQSLQQSLADLPDQLTVV; encoded by the coding sequence ATGCGTGACCCCGCGTTGGACGCTGTGATGGAAGCCCTGAAAACCGTGAACGACCCGGAATTGCACCGCGATCTGGTGTCGCTGGGCATGATCGAACGGGCCGAAGTGTCGGGCGGTGTGGCCGCCGTGAAGGTCAACCTGACCACGCCCGCCTGCCCGCTGAAAGGCAAGATCGAGGGAGACGTGCGTGAAGCCGTGATGGCCGTGCCCGGAATCACCGATGTCGTCGTGACCTTTGGCGCGATGGTGCGTGCCCCCTCTCAGCCTGCCTTGCCCGGTGTAAAACATGTGCTGCTGGTGGGCAGCGGCAAAGGCGGCGTGGGCAAAAGCAGTGTGGCCGTGAATATTGCCGCCGCCCTCGCCCGCGACGGAGCCAAAGTCGGCCTGCTGGACGCCGACGTGTACGGCCCTTCTGTGGCGCACATGATGGGGCAGGGTGCGGCCAAAGTGACCGCCAATGCGGAGCGCAAAATGCAGCCCATCGAGGCGCATGGCGTCCGCTTTATTTCGATGGCGAACCTGTCTCCGGCAGGGCAGGCGCTCGTGTGGCGCGGGCCGATGCTGCATTCTGCGGTGCAGCAATTTCTGAAGGATGCTGCCTGGGGCGACCTCGATTATCTGATCGTGGACTTGCCACCGGGTACGGGCGACGTGCAACTCAGCCTCACGCAGACTGTGCAAGTCACCGGGGCTGTGATCGTGACGACGCCGCAGGACGTGGCTCTCATTGACGCGGCGCGGGCCATCGATATGTTCCGCAAAGCCAGTGTGCCCGTGCTGGGCATCGTGGAAAACATGAGCTACTTCGTGGCCCCCGATACCGGCCTGACCTACGACCTGTTTGGGCGCGGCGGCTCGCGCAAACTGGGAGCGGAACACTTGCTGCTGGGCGAAGTGCCGATAGACATGGAAGTCCGCAAGGATTCCGACGCGGGCGTGCCTGCGGTGTTGGCGCACCCGGATTCGGTGGCGTCGGCGGCCCTGACCCAGATTGCCCGCAACCTTGCCGGACAGGTCAGCGTGCGCTCTATGGCGCAGTCGTTGCAGCAGTCTCTGGCCGACCTGCCCGACCAACTGACCGTCGTATGA
- a CDS encoding helix-turn-helix transcriptional regulator has product MSLAAAPFTSLPTPLPAPERTKTRLLELIKRHGPQTAQDLAYKLEVSVPAARRHLCDLQDGGLIESRTERPGGRGRPQHVFALTDQGEASFPKTYSGLCVDVLRHVQQLFGQGAVMQVFDARSAEIAARLQAEVPLSAPLPVRVQAFVRVLCEMGFDAVLEQDGDTWLVSKRNCPNLTVARQFQELCVSELTMYQTLLGVPMTRETRIACGQSTCLYRIGP; this is encoded by the coding sequence ATGAGCCTCGCCGCCGCTCCTTTCACTTCGCTGCCAACGCCGCTTCCCGCCCCGGAGCGCACCAAGACGCGCCTGCTGGAACTGATCAAGCGGCACGGCCCCCAGACCGCGCAGGACTTGGCCTACAAGCTGGAAGTCAGCGTGCCCGCCGCCCGCCGCCACCTGTGTGACCTGCAAGACGGCGGCCTGATCGAGTCGCGCACCGAGCGCCCCGGCGGACGCGGACGGCCCCAACACGTGTTCGCCCTCACCGATCAGGGCGAGGCGTCGTTTCCCAAAACCTATTCGGGCCTGTGTGTAGATGTGCTGAGGCATGTGCAGCAACTCTTCGGGCAGGGCGCGGTGATGCAGGTGTTCGATGCCCGCAGCGCCGAAATCGCCGCCCGTCTTCAGGCCGAGGTGCCGCTGTCTGCACCCCTGCCCGTGCGGGTGCAGGCCTTTGTGCGCGTGCTGTGCGAAATGGGCTTTGACGCCGTGCTGGAGCAGGACGGAGACACGTGGCTGGTCAGCAAACGTAACTGCCCCAACCTGACCGTGGCGCGGCAATTTCAGGAACTCTGCGTCAGTGAACTGACTATGTACCAAACGCTCTTGGGCGTGCCGATGACCCGTGAAACGCGGATCGCCTGCGGCCAAAGCACTTGCCTGTACCGGATCGGCCCCTGA
- a CDS encoding 2'-5' RNA ligase family protein, producing the protein MPPSPPTSVPGGAHLPANDTPAGTAQMLPPLHSLVAWPPAELDGWLRRTQERLNVRAFGLPHLNLRAPFRTPLGSRDLVSVFRHLLAETPPFEVQILGWKQLPNALMLECERPPELLALHRRALGAVPSSQAPYDGDSYMPHLTLALGILPWAEAHLWEEVRHLTPPVSHFTVTALSLTREMRGEVQELHTFPLGERGIV; encoded by the coding sequence ATGCCGCCGTCGCCGCCCACCAGTGTACCGGGTGGGGCCCATCTGCCCGCCAACGACACGCCCGCTGGCACGGCGCAGATGCTGCCGCCGCTGCATAGTTTGGTGGCGTGGCCCCCCGCCGAACTGGACGGCTGGCTGCGCCGTACCCAAGAGCGCCTGAACGTGCGGGCCTTCGGGTTGCCGCACCTGAACTTACGCGCCCCGTTCCGCACGCCGCTGGGCAGCCGCGATCTGGTCAGCGTTTTTCGTCACCTGCTGGCCGAAACCCCGCCCTTTGAAGTGCAGATTCTGGGCTGGAAACAGCTTCCCAACGCCCTGATGTTGGAGTGCGAGCGCCCGCCCGAACTGCTGGCCCTGCATCGCCGCGCCCTCGGTGCCGTGCCCAGTTCTCAGGCTCCTTACGACGGCGATTCCTACATGCCGCACCTGACCTTGGCCTTAGGCATTTTGCCTTGGGCCGAAGCGCACCTCTGGGAAGAAGTGCGCCACCTGACGCCGCCTGTGTCGCACTTTACGGTTACGGCCCTGAGTCTGACGCGGGAAATGCGGGGGGAAGTGCAGGAGCTGCATACCTTTCCGCTTGGGGAGCGGGGGATCGTCTGA
- a CDS encoding bifunctional 3-deoxy-7-phosphoheptulonate synthase/chorismate mutase, which produces MTQPHRSIEDLRAEVDQINRDLLVLLSRRGEVVAQIGHAKTQEGRPHHYDPAREDKQLKEMEALNPGPFTGAAVKAIFKEIFKASLDLEESNDKKQLLVSRKVKRDDTVLEIDGVQIGGSAPPTIIAGPCSIESEEQMDQTAAFLAGKGVKILRGGAYKPRTSPYGFQGMGVDGLIIGGRAARDNGMLFITEVMDTRDVEVVAEHADILQVGARNMHNFALLREVGRSRRPVLLKRGLSATIEEWLYAAEYILSEGNNEVILCERGIRTFEKWTRNTLDLSAVALAKQETHLPVIVDVTHAAGRRDLLIPLAKAALAVGADGIHIEVHPSPATALSDNEQQLDFAGFDGFMDALAGMLKLPVSV; this is translated from the coding sequence ATGACACAACCGCACCGCTCCATCGAAGACCTCCGCGCCGAGGTGGATCAGATCAACCGTGACCTACTGGTTTTGCTGTCTAGGCGCGGCGAAGTGGTGGCCCAGATAGGCCACGCCAAGACGCAGGAAGGCCGCCCACACCACTACGACCCCGCCCGCGAAGACAAGCAGCTTAAGGAAATGGAGGCGCTGAATCCCGGCCCCTTCACCGGAGCCGCCGTGAAGGCCATCTTCAAGGAAATCTTCAAGGCCAGCCTTGATCTGGAAGAGAGCAATGACAAGAAGCAGCTCTTGGTGTCGCGCAAGGTCAAGCGTGACGACACCGTGCTGGAAATCGACGGCGTGCAGATCGGTGGGAGTGCGCCCCCCACCATCATCGCTGGCCCCTGCTCTATCGAATCCGAAGAGCAGATGGATCAGACCGCCGCGTTCTTGGCAGGCAAAGGCGTGAAAATCTTGCGCGGCGGCGCGTACAAGCCCCGCACCAGCCCTTACGGCTTTCAGGGCATGGGCGTGGACGGCCTGATCATCGGGGGCCGCGCCGCCCGCGACAACGGCATGCTGTTCATTACCGAAGTGATGGACACCCGCGACGTAGAAGTGGTGGCCGAACACGCCGATATTTTGCAAGTGGGCGCACGCAACATGCACAACTTTGCCCTGCTGCGCGAAGTGGGCCGTTCCCGCCGCCCCGTGCTGCTGAAGCGCGGCCTGAGCGCCACCATCGAAGAGTGGCTCTACGCCGCCGAATACATCCTGTCGGAAGGCAACAACGAAGTCATCTTGTGCGAGCGCGGCATTCGTACCTTCGAAAAGTGGACGCGCAACACCCTCGATTTGTCGGCAGTGGCTCTTGCCAAGCAAGAAACCCACCTGCCCGTGATCGTAGATGTGACCCACGCTGCGGGCCGCCGCGACCTGCTGATTCCGCTGGCGAAGGCTGCCCTCGCTGTCGGCGCAGACGGCATCCACATCGAAGTTCACCCCAGCCCCGCTACGGCGCTGAGCGACAACGAGCAGCAACTCGATTTCGCCGGATTCGACGGCTTTATGGACGCCTTGGCGGGAATGCTGAAGCTGCCCGTGAGTGTGTAA
- a CDS encoding globin domain-containing protein, whose amino-acid sequence MTVIPPTLQLTPGGTLYDRIGPEALAELVTRFYELVAQHPDLAPIFPTDLTETAEKQLAFLTGFLGGPPLYHERYGHPRLRARHLPHVITPKRGRAWLACMNAALRATPSIATADAQEFYAALTRVAAHMVNTPDAGQTGASE is encoded by the coding sequence ATGACCGTCATTCCCCCCACCTTGCAACTCACGCCCGGAGGCACGCTGTATGACCGAATCGGGCCGGAAGCGTTGGCCGAACTTGTCACGCGCTTTTATGAATTGGTGGCCCAACACCCCGATTTGGCCCCCATTTTCCCTACCGACCTGACCGAAACCGCCGAAAAGCAACTGGCATTCCTGACCGGGTTTTTGGGTGGCCCACCGCTGTACCACGAACGCTACGGCCATCCCCGGTTGCGGGCGCGGCACTTGCCCCACGTCATTACCCCCAAACGGGGGCGGGCGTGGCTGGCGTGCATGAACGCGGCGCTGCGGGCCACCCCCAGCATCGCTACCGCCGACGCGCAGGAGTTTTACGCGGCCCTGACGCGGGTGGCGGCACATATGGTCAATACTCCAGACGCCGGGCAAACCGGAGCGTCAGAGTAA
- a CDS encoding MBL fold metallo-hydrolase: MSDDQIILPAASVDRRRALQLLGLTGVVAAASPLALAQTTTPAAPATPAAPPAPTAFVNGNGFYRQKIGDMTVIVLSDGTAPLAALLPTWGANPDRQAEFAATLAEYHVAATNTVNHFNPTIIETGKNRVLIDTGRGGATGQTLANIRRAGIDPATIDTVFITHGHGDHIGGLTTGGQSNFPQARHVMGAGEFQFWTTQANPNASVQANLIGLKDRFTLIQPGAEIVPGLTAIASPGHTLNHLSVRAQSGNAGLLVFGDAAGHFLISLKHRGAYVGFDTDGALAARTRQRLFDQATTEGLWVTGYHFPFHALGHIRRMIGGAFEYEPTVWNWS; encoded by the coding sequence ATGTCTGACGATCAAATCATCTTGCCCGCCGCTTCCGTAGATCGCCGCCGCGCCCTGCAACTCTTGGGCCTGACTGGAGTGGTGGCCGCCGCCTCGCCGCTGGCCCTCGCGCAAACCACCACGCCTGCTGCCCCGGCCACCCCCGCCGCGCCGCCCGCACCCACCGCTTTCGTCAACGGCAACGGCTTTTACCGCCAGAAGATCGGAGATATGACCGTTATCGTTCTCAGCGACGGCACGGCTCCGCTGGCCGCCCTTTTGCCCACTTGGGGCGCGAATCCTGACCGTCAGGCCGAGTTTGCCGCCACGCTGGCCGAATACCATGTGGCCGCCACCAACACGGTCAACCACTTCAACCCTACCATTATCGAAACGGGCAAAAACCGCGTGCTGATCGACACGGGGCGCGGTGGCGCGACAGGCCAGACGCTCGCCAACATCCGGCGGGCGGGCATTGATCCGGCCACCATCGACACCGTGTTCATTACGCACGGGCACGGCGACCATATCGGCGGCCTGACTACGGGCGGGCAGTCCAACTTCCCGCAGGCGCGGCACGTCATGGGCGCGGGAGAATTCCAGTTCTGGACGACTCAGGCCAACCCCAACGCCTCCGTGCAGGCCAACCTGATCGGCCTGAAAGACCGCTTTACGCTGATTCAGCCGGGAGCCGAAATCGTGCCCGGTCTGACGGCGATTGCCAGCCCCGGCCACACACTTAATCACCTCAGTGTGCGTGCCCAGAGCGGCAACGCGGGCCTGCTGGTCTTCGGAGACGCCGCCGGACACTTCCTGATCAGCCTGAAGCACCGGGGCGCTTACGTGGGCTTCGACACCGACGGCGCACTGGCGGCCCGCACCCGTCAGCGCCTGTTCGATCAGGCCACCACGGAAGGACTGTGGGTCACGGGCTACCACTTCCCGTTTCACGCGCTGGGCCACATTCGCCGCATGATCGGCGGGGCCTTCGAGTACGAACCCACGGTGTGGAACTGGAGCTGA
- a CDS encoding glutamate-5-semialdehyde dehydrogenase, giving the protein MTAVEAAGNTANTSVHEMGVRARAAGRVLRSLPTAQKVAALHAIAAELRARQAGILAANAQDIAAAQAAELPAHMVDRLRLSAASLEAIAADVEAVAALPDPVGETTPEEVQPSGIRVSRRRVPLGVLGVIYESRPNVTVDVAALALMSGNAVILRGGKETVFSNATLEEAIHAALHAQNLPADAVQVIHDPARERMRELLRLDTLVDAIIPRGGAGLHRYCVENATVPVIVGGIGVVHVYLDASFTQDPADVELAVQIIRNAKVQKPSACNALDTLLVARAALPALPAIAQDLAAHGVDLRADAEALAVLQTDSLQAAGVQAQPATDADYCTEFLALTASIRVVEGMEEALDFIALHGNHTDVILTRDPAQAERFVQDVDSAAVMVNASPRFNDGGQLGLGAEVAISTQKLHARGPMGLRELTTTKWVVRGEGQSRS; this is encoded by the coding sequence ATGACGGCGGTTGAGGCAGCAGGCAACACAGCAAACACATCGGTACACGAGATGGGCGTGCGGGCGCGGGCCGCTGGGCGGGTGCTGCGTTCTCTGCCCACCGCGCAGAAGGTGGCCGCGCTGCACGCCATCGCCGCCGAGTTGCGGGCGCGGCAGGCAGGCATTCTGGCCGCCAACGCGCAGGACATCGCCGCTGCACAGGCCGCCGAATTGCCCGCGCACATGGTAGACCGCCTGAGGCTCTCTGCCGCCTCGCTGGAAGCCATCGCCGCCGATGTGGAAGCAGTGGCCGCCCTGCCCGATCCGGTGGGCGAAACCACGCCCGAAGAAGTACAACCCAGCGGCATTCGCGTCTCTAGGCGGCGCGTGCCTTTAGGCGTACTGGGCGTGATTTACGAGAGTCGCCCTAACGTGACCGTAGACGTGGCGGCGCTGGCCCTGATGAGCGGCAACGCCGTGATTCTGCGCGGCGGCAAGGAGACCGTGTTCAGCAACGCGACGCTGGAAGAGGCCATTCATGCCGCCCTGCACGCCCAGAACCTTCCCGCCGACGCCGTGCAGGTGATCCATGACCCGGCCCGCGAGCGGATGCGCGAACTGCTCCGGCTCGATACCCTCGTAGATGCCATTATTCCGCGTGGTGGTGCGGGGTTACACCGCTACTGCGTCGAGAACGCCACTGTGCCCGTCATCGTGGGCGGCATCGGCGTGGTGCATGTGTATCTGGACGCCAGCTTTACCCAAGACCCGGCAGATGTAGAACTGGCCGTGCAGATTATTCGCAACGCCAAGGTGCAGAAGCCGAGTGCCTGCAACGCGCTGGATACCTTACTGGTGGCCCGCGCCGCGCTGCCTGCCCTGCCCGCCATTGCCCAAGACCTCGCGGCACACGGCGTAGATCTGCGGGCCGATGCCGAAGCGTTGGCCGTTCTTCAAACCGATAGTCTTCAAGCCGCTGGCGTACAGGCCCAACCCGCCACCGACGCCGACTACTGCACCGAGTTTCTAGCCCTCACCGCCAGCATTCGGGTGGTTGAGGGCATGGAAGAGGCGCTGGATTTTATCGCCCTGCACGGCAACCACACCGACGTGATCCTCACCCGTGACCCCGCTCAGGCCGAACGCTTCGTGCAGGACGTAGACAGCGCCGCCGTGATGGTCAACGCCAGCCCCCGGTTCAACGATGGCGGGCAACTGGGGTTGGGCGCAGAAGTGGCGATCAGCACGCAAAAGCTGCATGCGCGGGGGCCGATGGGTCTGCGCGAACTGACCACCACCAAATGGGTGGTGCGCGGGGAAGGCCAAAGCCGGAGCTAA
- a CDS encoding alpha/beta hydrolase gives MTANAAANPAPIPNAIDIPATGETRAALVIYPGAAVAPEAYRWLGDALASRGIRTVIVRFPLNLAVLEPNRASGVIQALGLPAGRVFLAGHSLGGAMAAQFLAGQGAGQVAGLILLGAYPAGNISLRGQALAVLNLAAQNDGLSTLPEVQSSLPRLPESTRLVVLPGAVHADFGRYGEQRGDGQRSTAREVTEAAIVGEVAGFIEGAAR, from the coding sequence ATGACCGCCAACGCTGCGGCCAACCCCGCGCCCATTCCCAATGCCATAGACATTCCGGCCACTGGAGAAACCCGCGCCGCCCTCGTGATTTATCCGGGAGCCGCTGTTGCCCCCGAAGCGTACCGCTGGCTAGGAGATGCACTGGCAAGCCGGGGCATCCGCACCGTCATCGTGCGCTTTCCGCTGAATCTGGCCGTGCTGGAACCCAACCGGGCAAGCGGCGTGATTCAGGCGCTTGGCTTGCCCGCAGGCCGGGTCTTTCTGGCAGGCCACAGCCTCGGCGGAGCCATGGCCGCGCAGTTTTTGGCGGGTCAGGGGGCTGGGCAAGTGGCCGGGCTGATCTTGCTGGGAGCCTATCCTGCCGGAAATATCAGCCTGCGCGGGCAAGCTCTGGCGGTGCTGAATCTGGCCGCGCAAAATGACGGCCTCAGCACACTACCCGAAGTGCAGAGCAGCCTGCCGCGCCTGCCCGAAAGCACCCGGTTGGTGGTGCTGCCGGGAGCCGTCCACGCCGATTTCGGACGCTACGGCGAGCAGCGGGGCGATGGCCAGCGCAGCACTGCCCGCGAGGTGACTGAAGCGGCGATTGTCGGGGAAGTGGCCGGGTTTATTGAAGGGGCAGCGCGGTAA
- a CDS encoding formate dehydrogenase accessory sulfurtransferase FdhD, with the protein MSGPALTDWPATVYSGSGAGEKSETLAVEEPLEVRLHTPSGPVTLGILMRTPGADAELVRGWLLAEGLWLGTPQLEPDPENPNVMGLHTPEHERLAAGARLGVSSSACGVCGTGSIERLAVRAALPVWTGGPLSAAFLAGLPGRLQTLQPGFAASGGLHAAGLFGPDGACLCAYEDIGRHNATDKVIGWALERGLLPLSYQIAMIRENHPSGASGKKDGLAAFAEHPVPLRMFGNQSKSVSDSILVVSSRAGFEIVQKAVMGGVAVVVTVGAATSLAAETASTFGLTLCGWARADRLTVYSGAERVRP; encoded by the coding sequence ATGTCTGGCCCCGCCCTGACAGACTGGCCTGCGACGGTCTATTCCGGCAGTGGGGCAGGGGAGAAGTCGGAGACTTTAGCCGTAGAGGAGCCGCTGGAAGTGCGCCTGCACACGCCGTCTGGCCCGGTCACGCTGGGTATTCTGATGAGAACGCCCGGAGCCGACGCCGAACTGGTGCGCGGCTGGCTGCTGGCAGAAGGGCTGTGGCTGGGGACGCCACAGTTGGAACCTGACCCCGAAAATCCGAACGTGATGGGGCTGCACACGCCCGAGCATGAGCGGTTGGCGGCGGGGGCGCGGTTGGGCGTGTCGTCCAGCGCGTGCGGCGTGTGTGGCACGGGCAGCATAGAGCGGCTGGCGGTGCGGGCGGCCCTACCCGTTTGGACGGGTGGCCCGCTCAGCGCCGCGTTTCTGGCCGGATTGCCGGGGCGCTTGCAGACGCTTCAGCCGGGATTCGCGGCGTCGGGCGGGCTACACGCGGCGGGCCTGTTCGGGCCGGATGGGGCGTGCCTCTGCGCCTACGAGGACATAGGCCGCCACAACGCCACCGACAAGGTGATCGGCTGGGCGCTGGAACGGGGATTATTGCCGCTCTCATATCAAATTGCGATGATTCGCGAGAATCATCCGAGCGGAGCGAGTGGCAAAAAGGACGGGCTGGCGGCGTTTGCTGAACATCCGGTGCCTTTACGGATGTTCGGGAATCAGAGCAAGTCCGTATCAGACAGCATTCTGGTGGTCAGCAGCCGCGCCGGATTCGAGATCGTGCAAAAGGCAGTGATGGGCGGCGTGGCGGTGGTGGTCACGGTGGGCGCGGCCACCAGCCTCGCCGCCGAAACTGCCTCCACCTTCGGGCTTACTTTGTGCGGCTGGGCGCGGGCAGACCGCCTGACGGTGTATTCGGGGGCAGAGCGGGTGCGGCCATGA
- a CDS encoding DUF1641 domain-containing protein, whose amino-acid sequence MAKALEFTPQPPTPQEHLDASVSDSAEALAESLRLLRELHEHGVLDVLVRLVRGGEGLSASALHLLAGESSTTLIKNVVELGKTASALNPDEVRVLGQAVSAGVTEGAKYVAEFNARNRGIGLPELLSLLRDRDVQLALGAVFGVLKGAGRALREAGEE is encoded by the coding sequence ATGGCCAAAGCCCTAGAATTCACCCCCCAGCCCCCCACCCCCCAAGAACACCTCGACGCCTCTGTATCCGACTCTGCCGAAGCGTTGGCCGAAAGCCTGCGCCTGCTGCGCGAACTGCATGAACACGGCGTTTTAGATGTGCTTGTGAGGCTGGTGCGCGGCGGCGAGGGCCTCAGCGCCTCCGCCCTGCACCTGCTGGCGGGCGAGAGCAGCACCACGCTGATTAAGAACGTGGTGGAACTGGGCAAAACCGCCTCCGCGCTGAACCCGGATGAGGTGCGTGTGCTGGGGCAGGCCGTGAGCGCGGGCGTGACCGAGGGGGCCAAATACGTCGCTGAATTCAATGCCCGAAACCGGGGCATCGGCCTGCCCGAACTGCTGAGCCTGCTGCGTGACCGCGATGTGCAACTGGCACTGGGCGCAGTGTTCGGCGTGCTGAAGGGTGCGGGCCGCGCCTTGCGGGAAGCCGGGGAGGAGTAA